One window of the Chryseobacterium camelliae genome contains the following:
- a CDS encoding response regulator transcription factor, translating to MESNNDRLNQFFTEKNTVKNIQSNDFINTGEYLDIIRAFARITYKSIYIIDYQKKAFEYVSDNPLFLCGLEPEQVQELGYGFYFRNVKSEDLNLLVQINEIGFDFYEQIPLDDRKLYTISYDFHLINEKGKSVLINHKLTPMFLNEEGKIWKAMCIVALSNNQNAGNISINRHGSDVFWSFSLETGKWNSEQKAKLSERELEMLRLYARGLTINEIAEKMFLSADTVKFHRRKLFEKVNVQNITEALAFATNNKLI from the coding sequence ATGGAAAGTAATAATGATCGACTGAATCAGTTTTTCACTGAAAAAAACACCGTTAAGAATATTCAAAGCAATGACTTTATAAACACCGGTGAATACCTGGATATTATCAGGGCATTTGCCAGAATTACGTATAAAAGCATATACATTATAGACTATCAGAAGAAAGCGTTTGAGTATGTATCAGATAATCCACTTTTTTTATGCGGACTGGAACCAGAGCAGGTACAAGAACTGGGTTATGGTTTTTATTTCAGAAATGTAAAATCTGAAGACCTCAATTTATTGGTCCAGATTAACGAAATTGGATTTGATTTTTACGAACAGATCCCATTAGATGATCGTAAACTGTATACCATCTCCTATGATTTTCACCTGATCAATGAAAAGGGTAAATCTGTACTCATCAACCATAAATTAACACCGATGTTTCTTAACGAGGAAGGTAAGATATGGAAGGCCATGTGTATCGTAGCGCTTTCAAATAACCAGAACGCCGGCAATATTTCTATTAACCGACATGGTTCTGACGTTTTTTGGAGTTTTAGTCTGGAGACAGGGAAATGGAATTCAGAACAAAAAGCTAAGCTTTCTGAAAGAGAACTGGAAATGTTAAGGTTATATGCCAGAGGATTAACAATAAATGAGATAGCCGAAAAAATGTTTCTATCAGCAGACACTGTAAAATTTCACAGAAGAAAATTATTTGAAAAAGTAAATGTTCAGAACATTACCGAAGCACTAGCTTTCGCTACCAATAATAAACTGATTTAA